A window from Flexibacter flexilis DSM 6793 encodes these proteins:
- a CDS encoding T9SS type A sorting domain-containing protein, which yields MKKLTTLSVSLLVLLSLSFFSVNAQIYDDPNISKPSSGYGAEGTHAIDSASFPNPNYAGQRVQVFYPTDVTGKVPTIFYNHAYGGYNSQNILGLLRFAAKKGYAIVFVPYQTTGVTVEQRYDNLLTGFKMAARKYTSIIDTTRVGFLGYSFGGGAAFANSLHCFRKHNWGSNGRFIYAMAQWYSYRLTNQQLADSFPSNTKVLVQILDDDETNDHRMAVDIFSRINIPNSEKDFIKMRSDTINGYIYSTAHSMPNSATFDALDYYGYYRLLAALCDYTFTGSLVGKNVALGNGSLAQVTMPSGLKPLLQTDSPTVIYPESKYLFPCSSSENLRQAYCPSAITAVAKMAQNAKVAIYPNPVTNVLYIDLSEQTKSNSLQIFNSLGQKMWEENVTNQQNLRIDTSLWPSGMYWVNAGTFSQQIVK from the coding sequence ATGAAAAAGCTCACAACCCTTTCCGTTAGTCTATTGGTGCTATTAAGCCTGTCTTTTTTTTCGGTTAATGCCCAAATCTACGACGACCCGAACATTTCCAAACCCTCCAGTGGCTACGGTGCAGAAGGCACGCACGCCATTGACTCGGCCTCTTTTCCCAACCCCAACTACGCGGGGCAACGCGTGCAAGTTTTTTATCCCACAGACGTAACGGGGAAAGTCCCAACGATTTTTTATAACCATGCCTATGGCGGTTATAACTCCCAAAACATACTGGGATTATTGCGATTTGCGGCCAAAAAAGGTTATGCTATCGTATTTGTCCCTTACCAAACCACAGGCGTAACCGTAGAACAACGTTACGACAACCTGCTGACAGGTTTTAAAATGGCCGCCCGAAAATATACCAGCATCATAGACACAACACGCGTCGGATTTTTGGGGTATTCGTTTGGTGGTGGTGCGGCATTTGCCAACTCACTGCATTGTTTTCGCAAACACAATTGGGGTTCTAACGGACGTTTTATTTATGCAATGGCACAATGGTATTCGTACAGACTTACAAACCAACAATTAGCAGACAGTTTTCCGTCAAATACCAAAGTATTAGTGCAAATACTCGATGACGACGAAACCAATGACCATCGTATGGCCGTTGATATCTTTTCGCGTATCAATATTCCTAATAGTGAAAAAGATTTTATCAAAATGCGATCAGATACCATCAACGGATATATTTACTCTACAGCCCATTCTATGCCTAACAGTGCTACTTTCGATGCGCTGGATTATTACGGCTATTATCGCCTGCTCGCCGCCTTGTGTGACTACACATTTACGGGTAGTTTGGTGGGAAAAAATGTCGCGTTGGGCAATGGCAGTCTGGCGCAAGTAACCATGCCAAGCGGCCTAAAACCTTTGCTGCAAACAGATTCACCAACAGTCATTTATCCCGAAAGTAAATACCTTTTTCCCTGCTCAAGCTCAGAAAATTTACGCCAAGCCTACTGCCCGTCAGCGATTACGGCTGTGGCGAAAATGGCGCAAAATGCGAAGGTAGCTATTTATCCCAATCCCGTTACCAACGTTTTGTACATTGACCTGAGCGAACAAACAAAATCCAATAGTTTGCAGATATTCAATAGTTTGGGGCAAAAAATGTGGGAAGAAAATGTAACGAATCAACAAAATTTGCGTATTGATACAAGCCTATGGCCAAGCGGCATGTATTGGGTCAATGCGGGTACATTTAGCCAACAAATCGTAAAATAA
- the hisIE gene encoding bifunctional phosphoribosyl-AMP cyclohydrolase/phosphoribosyl-ATP diphosphatase HisIE, producing the protein MTNIDFTKSADGLVPVIVQDFASGKVLMLGYMNQEAFNKTTTEKVVTFYSRSKQRLWTKGETSGHFLHVKSVQIDCDQDTILIKAQPQGAVCHTGADTCFGEKNDDNLQFISYLCDTIHARRLENAKESYTAHLFRKGINKIAQKVGEEAVEVVIEAKDSNDDLFKAEAADLLFHYLVLLEAKNIPLADVIDVLKSRHQ; encoded by the coding sequence ATGACCAATATTGATTTTACAAAATCTGCTGACGGACTTGTGCCAGTTATCGTACAAGATTTTGCATCGGGTAAGGTGCTGATGCTCGGCTACATGAACCAAGAAGCCTTTAACAAAACGACCACCGAAAAAGTCGTTACTTTTTACAGTCGCAGCAAACAACGCCTTTGGACAAAGGGCGAAACTTCAGGCCATTTTTTGCACGTAAAATCTGTGCAGATTGATTGCGACCAAGACACGATTTTGATAAAAGCTCAACCGCAAGGCGCAGTTTGCCATACGGGAGCAGATACGTGTTTTGGTGAAAAAAATGACGATAATTTACAGTTTATCAGTTATTTGTGCGACACGATTCATGCCCGCCGCCTCGAAAATGCGAAGGAGTCGTACACGGCGCATTTGTTCAGGAAAGGAATCAATAAAATAGCACAGAAAGTAGGAGAGGAGGCCGTAGAAGTCGTGATTGAAGCCAAAGACAGCAATGACGATTTGTTTAAAGCCGAAGCCGCCGACTTGCTGTTTCATTACTTGGTGTTGCTCGAAGCCAAAAATATTCCGCTTGCCGATGTGATAGATGTACTCAAATCAAGACATCAATAA
- a CDS encoding HD domain-containing protein, whose product MDFLSAKEYALKRLQNELPSNLYYHGLHHTKDVCNVAEHLAQLEKVKEEDLALLRTAAWFHDMGFITQYAKNEPVAADFAREVLPSFGYSPEQVEVVANCILATAVPQQPKTLLEEILCDADLDYLGRDDFYMIAQSLRREWLDNGLFTKSLKSWYEVQYKFLSAHQYHTPSAIKLRQPTKLLHLAELKELLGLDV is encoded by the coding sequence ATGGATTTCTTATCAGCAAAAGAATATGCCTTAAAACGATTGCAAAATGAGCTGCCCAGTAATTTATACTACCATGGTTTGCATCATACCAAAGACGTTTGTAATGTAGCAGAGCATTTAGCGCAATTGGAAAAGGTAAAAGAAGAAGACCTTGCGTTGTTGCGCACGGCGGCATGGTTTCATGACATGGGATTTATTACCCAATATGCTAAAAATGAACCAGTTGCCGCAGATTTTGCCCGCGAAGTATTGCCTTCTTTTGGTTATTCGCCTGAGCAAGTAGAGGTTGTGGCGAACTGCATTTTGGCCACTGCCGTACCACAACAACCCAAAACATTGCTTGAAGAAATTCTTTGCGATGCCGATCTGGACTATTTGGGTCGCGATGATTTTTATATGATAGCGCAGAGCTTGCGGCGCGAGTGGCTGGACAATGGTCTGTTTACCAAATCGCTGAAAAGTTGGTATGAAGTGCAATACAAGTTTTTGTCTGCACACCAGTATCATACGCCTTCTGCCATTAAATTACGCCAACCAACTAAACTATTGCATTTGGCCGAACTCAAAGAATTGTTGGGATTGGATGTCTAA
- a CDS encoding polysaccharide biosynthesis tyrosine autokinase produces MSTFQQQEDEGFDFKALLFKIYDIWYYVLFSVLIALVASYIYNKYLVPTYSVSTSVMFKSQQKRSFDLEALIDEEGISLGGGGGMDNELAKLTSAQMVEQVIDSLKLNVSYFAQGQLSRLELYKDAPYVVTTDFEQIPSVLVNKLLYYEPVSNNEYLLVDSENLVFNHITSTFVERETLPKNQAMFLGHKYAMDSSFLLIQPNLVVPKQLGEKTRNCFIIHDKVKLSEKIAATLLIERTKKGGNLINISIKGPHIQKIVDIINTLMAIYAVNDMRERNLSLSNTVNFIDDQLAQVSTILKSTEGELDGFRKFNKSMSVSQMSAEAFSELKGFDKEKEHLKTRQQYYLYLKKYLSGNNPIDQIVAPAMLGIDEPLMTNLINELLSVSSKLREKKFYQNDDNKPIISYKQKIVFLRQQILEVVENDLRMLSLQLHNADENYKEAESQILSLPDKERQQLSIERRLKINDNIYTFLLQKRTEIGMTKAGTTPNVNVISTAKPQNATIVGMQKVQIYAIAALAGLLFPIVVVVLMMLLNDKLQSKKDVERISRIPILGLIGHNTRGDYLVVNDNPKSVITEAFRSIRLNLTYFAPDKKHKVIGVTSSVSGEGKTFLSMNLGAVFALAGKKTVVIMADLRKPKYEVELGLDLSKGLSTYLTGQSTYDESVQITKFSNLYVLPAGPIPPNPAETLGLPAMEELINRLREDYECVIIDTPPLGLLADWFILSPFIDAGVYIVRHNYTRKSFLKKINELYVEKKVKNISIVINDIGKKMAGYGYGYTSYGYDYGYSYFEKPATWYQKLFGLFSKKRKK; encoded by the coding sequence GTGAGTACATTTCAACAACAAGAAGACGAAGGCTTTGATTTTAAAGCTCTATTATTTAAAATCTATGACATATGGTATTATGTGTTGTTTTCTGTGCTAATAGCACTAGTAGCTTCTTACATATATAATAAATACCTCGTTCCAACTTATTCAGTAAGTACGAGTGTGATGTTCAAGAGCCAGCAGAAACGCAGCTTTGATTTAGAGGCACTGATAGATGAAGAAGGTATTTCTTTAGGTGGCGGGGGCGGTATGGATAATGAACTAGCTAAATTAACATCTGCTCAAATGGTAGAGCAGGTGATTGATTCGCTCAAGTTAAATGTGTCGTATTTTGCTCAAGGCCAATTAAGTAGGTTAGAATTGTATAAAGATGCTCCTTATGTAGTTACCACTGATTTTGAGCAAATTCCGAGTGTGCTCGTAAATAAACTGTTGTACTATGAGCCTGTTTCTAACAACGAGTATTTGCTTGTTGATAGTGAGAACTTAGTATTTAATCATATCACCAGCACATTTGTAGAAAGAGAGACATTGCCTAAAAATCAGGCAATGTTTTTGGGGCATAAATATGCTATGGATAGCTCTTTTCTGCTTATTCAGCCAAATTTAGTGGTTCCTAAACAATTGGGAGAAAAGACCCGTAATTGCTTTATTATTCATGATAAAGTAAAACTTTCAGAAAAAATTGCCGCTACTTTGCTAATTGAAAGAACTAAAAAGGGCGGTAATTTGATCAATATATCAATTAAAGGGCCTCATATTCAAAAAATAGTTGACATTATAAATACGCTTATGGCTATCTATGCGGTCAATGATATGAGAGAGCGCAATTTATCTTTGTCTAATACTGTCAATTTTATTGATGATCAACTAGCTCAGGTCTCAACTATTTTGAAATCTACGGAAGGCGAATTGGACGGTTTTCGGAAATTCAATAAATCTATGAGTGTATCACAGATGAGTGCTGAAGCTTTTTCTGAGTTAAAGGGATTTGATAAGGAAAAAGAGCATTTAAAGACAAGGCAGCAGTATTATTTGTATCTAAAAAAATACCTTTCGGGTAATAACCCTATTGATCAAATAGTAGCTCCTGCAATGTTGGGGATTGATGAGCCTCTCATGACAAACTTAATCAATGAGTTGTTGAGTGTTTCTTCAAAACTTAGGGAAAAAAAGTTTTATCAAAATGATGATAACAAGCCGATTATTTCATACAAACAAAAGATAGTTTTTTTAAGGCAACAAATATTAGAAGTAGTTGAGAATGACCTTAGAATGCTCAGCTTGCAGTTACATAATGCAGATGAGAATTATAAGGAAGCCGAATCTCAAATCTTGTCTTTACCAGATAAAGAAAGGCAACAGTTGAGTATAGAGCGACGCTTGAAAATCAACGATAATATTTACACTTTTTTACTTCAAAAAAGAACAGAAATCGGCATGACCAAAGCTGGTACTACGCCTAACGTGAATGTTATCAGTACCGCTAAGCCTCAAAATGCAACTATTGTTGGTATGCAAAAAGTACAGATTTATGCCATTGCTGCTTTAGCGGGTTTACTTTTCCCGATTGTAGTTGTGGTACTGATGATGCTATTGAATGATAAGTTACAAAGCAAAAAAGATGTGGAGCGAATTTCGCGTATCCCTATTTTGGGGCTGATTGGCCACAATACACGCGGTGATTATCTGGTGGTGAATGATAATCCCAAGTCTGTTATCACAGAGGCATTTCGTTCTATACGCCTGAATTTGACCTATTTTGCTCCTGACAAAAAACATAAAGTAATAGGAGTAACCTCCTCGGTTAGTGGGGAAGGTAAAACATTCTTGTCTATGAACTTGGGAGCGGTGTTTGCTCTGGCGGGAAAAAAGACGGTTGTCATTATGGCGGATTTGCGTAAGCCTAAGTATGAAGTAGAATTGGGTCTTGATTTATCAAAAGGGTTGAGCACTTATTTGACAGGGCAGTCAACTTACGACGAATCGGTACAGATTACGAAATTCAGTAACTTATATGTACTGCCTGCTGGGCCTATTCCTCCTAACCCGGCCGAAACATTAGGACTGCCCGCGATGGAAGAGCTAATTAATCGCCTTCGTGAAGATTACGAATGCGTTATTATAGATACTCCGCCACTTGGCTTGTTAGCTGACTGGTTTATTCTTAGTCCGTTTATTGACGCGGGTGTTTATATTGTTCGACATAATTATACACGTAAATCATTTTTGAAAAAGATTAATGAGTTGTACGTGGAGAAAAAAGTCAAAAATATCAGTATTGTAATTAATGATATTGGTAAGAAAATGGCTGGTTACGGCTATGGATATACAAGTTATGGTTATGATTATGGTTATAGCTATTTTGAAAAACCAGCAACTTGGTATCAAAAATTATTTGGTTTGTTTAGCAAAAAAAGAAAAAAATAA
- a CDS encoding cyclic nucleotide-binding domain-containing protein, with amino-acid sequence MILIADKINMLRGVELFSDTPETVLEALAHALKEIEIAPNENIIRKGDQGNCMYIIYNGLVKVHDGEHTIAHVGNSKIFGELALLNPEPRSASVTAVETTMLLRLDQDDFYRIMADRIEVTKGLIRLLISRIKNQNNSIIESLKQREAQLVALVEERTADLREEKLKLQLAYEEISAQNENLEKAYEEINKQKDELQEKTRNITSSINYAKRIQDSILPSLEVIQQYLPNSFVLFKPRDTVSGDFYWFMHKEDMTWIAAVDCTGHGVPGAFMSMIGNTLLNQIVNEKQHITPAEVLRKLHIGVRKALKQDQADSKNRDGMDIALCCVDTKKQQILYAGANRPLLLIQNNELQEYKADKHSIGGLQMEDERLFTDVILPIEPHTYIYLFSDGYVDQFGGKDNRKFMSKKFKELVMLVHQRAFDEQCAIFDQTIEQWKEGYSQIDDIMVIGFRVA; translated from the coding sequence ATGATACTCATTGCCGATAAAATTAATATGCTACGAGGAGTAGAACTGTTTTCGGATACACCCGAAACAGTGTTAGAGGCTTTGGCTCATGCGTTGAAAGAGATAGAAATTGCCCCAAACGAAAATATTATTCGCAAGGGCGACCAAGGCAACTGTATGTATATCATTTATAACGGTTTGGTAAAAGTACATGATGGCGAACATACCATTGCGCATGTGGGCAATAGTAAAATTTTTGGTGAATTAGCATTGCTGAATCCTGAACCGCGTTCAGCTTCGGTAACCGCCGTAGAAACTACCATGCTATTGCGTTTGGACCAAGATGACTTTTATCGCATCATGGCCGACCGCATAGAGGTTACCAAAGGCCTGATTCGCTTGCTGATTAGTCGTATCAAAAATCAAAATAATTCGATTATTGAAAGCCTCAAGCAGCGCGAAGCGCAATTGGTGGCTTTGGTGGAAGAGCGTACTGCTGATTTGAGGGAAGAAAAACTCAAATTGCAGTTGGCTTATGAGGAAATTTCGGCGCAAAACGAAAACTTGGAAAAGGCTTATGAAGAAATCAATAAGCAAAAAGACGAGTTGCAGGAAAAAACGCGCAATATTACCAGCAGCATTAATTACGCAAAGCGTATTCAAGACTCCATTTTGCCTTCTTTGGAGGTAATTCAGCAATATTTGCCAAATTCTTTTGTGCTGTTCAAACCACGCGACACGGTAAGTGGCGATTTTTATTGGTTTATGCATAAAGAAGACATGACATGGATTGCGGCAGTGGATTGTACGGGACATGGTGTGCCAGGTGCTTTTATGTCTATGATTGGTAATACCTTGCTCAACCAGATTGTAAACGAGAAGCAACACATCACGCCAGCCGAAGTGTTGCGCAAACTGCATATCGGGGTACGTAAAGCCCTAAAACAAGACCAAGCGGACAGTAAAAATCGTGATGGTATGGACATCGCTTTATGTTGTGTGGACACCAAAAAACAACAAATTTTGTACGCAGGTGCAAACAGACCTTTGTTGTTAATCCAAAATAATGAGCTGCAGGAGTATAAAGCTGACAAACATTCGATTGGTGGCCTACAAATGGAAGATGAACGATTGTTTACCGATGTTATTTTGCCAATAGAGCCACATACTTACATTTATTTATTTTCAGATGGTTATGTGGATCAGTTTGGCGGAAAAGACAATCGGAAGTTTATGTCTAAAAAATTTAAGGAGTTAGTAATGCTTGTTCATCAGCGAGCTTTTGATGAACAATGTGCTATTTTTGACCAAACAATAGAGCAATGGAAAGAGGGTTACTCTCAAATAGATGACATTATGGTTATTGGTTTTCGTGTTGCTTAA
- a CDS encoding EVE domain-containing protein, producing the protein MNYWIIKSEPHKYAWEKFLIDGRTHWDGVRNYQARNNLQAMREGDLALFYHSNEGKEIVGVAKVVREAYPDTSSTEPQWVMVDFAPVETLPKPVTLAAIKANPDLQNIGLLRQSRLSVIALKPEEFDKLLLMAHTD; encoded by the coding sequence ATGAACTACTGGATTATAAAATCAGAGCCGCACAAATATGCGTGGGAAAAGTTTTTGATAGATGGCCGCACGCATTGGGACGGTGTGCGCAACTATCAGGCTCGTAATAATTTACAAGCCATGCGTGAAGGAGATTTGGCTTTGTTTTATCACAGTAACGAAGGCAAAGAAATCGTGGGCGTGGCCAAAGTGGTGCGCGAAGCCTATCCCGACACGTCCAGCACCGAGCCGCAATGGGTGATGGTGGATTTTGCGCCAGTGGAAACTTTGCCCAAGCCCGTAACATTGGCGGCTATCAAAGCAAACCCTGATTTGCAAAATATAGGCTTGCTCCGACAGTCGCGTTTGTCTGTGATTGCCCTCAAACCCGAAGAATTTGATAAACTTTTGTTGATGGCGCACACTGATTAA
- a CDS encoding two-component regulator propeller domain-containing protein: MRKFSNILFYFLVCLLVLASPRLHAQYNNITFKNISVPQGLSNKNVLCALQDSKGYMWFGTKDGLNRYDGYRFKTYRHNLKDSTGSMGSLSSNHVIALYEDKAGFIWVGTFDGGLCRYDRLTEKFTIYKNNPRDPQSISTNNAYAISADASGNIWVGTFGGGLCKLNPGTGKFKNYVATPSNPNGLSNNSVFAILADKNGILWLGTYGGGLCRFDPAKETFKSYKVASGNRNGISSNDVWDVFEDKNGTLWLGTYGGGLCRFDKNTERFKTYRRDTLNEQSLSSDYVLSVQEDALGKLWVATKGGGLNLFDKQKERFLAYKNDPADINSLPFDDLNKIYSDKSGLMWIATDGKGISRFETRTLQFTTFVSDSKYAAGFTAGAVNAMYEDRNHDLWIGTFSDGLYKYDRNRDQFTSYVVDSMGINNGVSSIAEDASGALWIGTAENGLARLNRSTSRFTYYTQDFANPNSISSNSIETIFKSRNGTMWIGTYGGGLCRFDANSGNFTSYQNNPKNAKTLSSNAVKVIFEAKNGTMWIGTRDAGLCRFNPRTGIFHTYKNNPKAANSLPNNSISAITETHDGSLWVATIGGGIAKLDAKADTFTVYNTAKGLVSNDITGMVEADNMLWISTSNKGLVRFDLNASTFRNFDTDDGLFNNEFIQGAFFKSENKRLYFGGTNGFVQFLPSQVMDNTYMPPVWLTSFVIFNNDTLYRGQKLADMKEIELKAAQNVFNFEFVMLSYLAPERNEYMCMMEGFDKDWVPLNNLRFKSYTNLDAGTYTFRVKAADRDGNWNDVGTSITLVIHPAWYNTWWARLMAVLLVIGISLSYYRNRIKTIERQKAILEQQVAERTAELVEQKKEVELQKDKSDKLLLNILPEATANELKEKGSATPQHYGIASVLFTDFKGFTNLAEKMTPEQLIGELDNCFVAFDDIIVRNNLEKIKTIGDAYMCAGGIPLPNPTNPLNAVMAGLEIQQFMQKTREQKAKQGQSYWELRLGIHTGPIVAGVVGKKKFAYDIWGDTVNTASRMESSGEVGKVNISGDTYVQVNEYFECVYRGKIPAKNKGDIDMYFVTRIKAAYAADANGFEPNEAFKKILNRK; this comes from the coding sequence ATGAGAAAATTCTCCAACATACTTTTTTATTTTTTGGTTTGCTTGTTGGTTTTGGCAAGCCCACGTCTTCATGCACAATACAACAACATTACTTTTAAAAATATAAGTGTTCCGCAAGGTTTATCGAACAAAAATGTGCTTTGCGCATTGCAAGATAGCAAAGGATATATGTGGTTTGGTACAAAAGATGGCCTGAATCGTTATGACGGCTATCGTTTTAAAACCTACCGCCACAATCTGAAAGATTCTACGGGAAGTATGGGTTCGCTTTCCAGTAATCACGTTATTGCCTTGTATGAGGACAAAGCGGGATTTATTTGGGTTGGTACTTTTGATGGTGGTTTGTGCCGCTATGACCGCCTAACCGAAAAATTTACGATTTACAAGAACAATCCGCGCGACCCGCAATCCATTAGCACCAACAATGCTTATGCTATCTCAGCAGATGCCAGCGGTAATATTTGGGTTGGTACGTTTGGCGGTGGTTTGTGCAAACTGAATCCCGGTACGGGCAAGTTTAAAAATTATGTAGCCACGCCTTCAAATCCTAATGGCTTGAGTAACAACTCTGTTTTTGCTATTCTTGCAGACAAAAACGGGATTTTATGGCTGGGAACGTATGGCGGCGGTTTGTGTCGCTTTGACCCCGCGAAAGAAACATTTAAAAGCTATAAAGTAGCATCAGGCAACCGTAACGGTATCAGCAGCAACGATGTTTGGGACGTGTTTGAAGACAAAAATGGTACGCTTTGGCTTGGCACGTATGGCGGCGGCTTGTGTCGTTTTGATAAAAATACAGAACGCTTTAAGACGTATCGCCGCGACACACTCAATGAGCAATCGCTTAGTAGTGATTATGTGCTTTCGGTGCAGGAAGATGCTTTGGGTAAATTGTGGGTGGCTACCAAAGGCGGCGGCCTGAATCTTTTTGACAAACAAAAAGAACGCTTTTTGGCCTATAAAAATGACCCTGCCGACATCAACAGTTTGCCGTTTGATGACCTCAATAAAATTTATTCGGATAAGTCGGGGCTAATGTGGATTGCCACCGACGGCAAAGGTATTAGCCGTTTCGAGACCCGCACGTTGCAGTTTACTACCTTTGTGAGTGATAGCAAATACGCCGCAGGTTTTACGGCGGGGGCAGTTAATGCCATGTACGAAGACCGTAACCATGACCTTTGGATAGGAACGTTTAGCGACGGACTTTATAAATATGACCGCAACCGCGACCAATTTACGTCGTATGTAGTTGATTCTATGGGAATAAACAATGGCGTTTCCTCTATTGCGGAAGATGCGTCGGGGGCTTTGTGGATTGGTACGGCTGAAAATGGGTTGGCGCGTTTGAACCGCAGTACGAGTCGTTTCACGTATTATACCCAAGATTTTGCAAACCCCAACAGCATCAGCAGCAATTCCATCGAAACTATTTTCAAATCCCGTAATGGAACCATGTGGATTGGCACGTATGGCGGCGGTTTGTGTCGTTTTGATGCCAATAGCGGAAATTTTACAAGCTACCAAAACAATCCTAAAAATGCTAAGACATTGAGCAGTAATGCTGTAAAGGTTATTTTTGAAGCAAAAAATGGTACGATGTGGATTGGTACACGCGATGCGGGGCTTTGTCGTTTCAATCCCCGAACAGGTATTTTTCATACCTACAAAAACAATCCGAAAGCGGCGAACAGTTTGCCCAACAATTCAATTTCGGCCATTACCGAAACGCACGATGGCTCGTTGTGGGTGGCCACGATTGGCGGCGGTATTGCCAAACTTGATGCGAAAGCCGATACATTTACGGTTTATAACACAGCTAAAGGCTTGGTAAGTAATGATATTACGGGCATGGTAGAAGCCGATAATATGCTTTGGATTAGCACTTCTAACAAAGGATTGGTTCGCTTCGATTTGAATGCTTCTACTTTCCGCAACTTCGATACGGATGACGGACTTTTTAACAACGAATTTATTCAAGGTGCATTTTTCAAAAGCGAAAATAAAAGACTGTATTTCGGCGGAACAAATGGTTTTGTGCAATTCTTGCCTTCGCAGGTAATGGACAATACTTATATGCCTCCCGTTTGGCTTACTTCGTTTGTTATTTTCAATAATGACACGCTTTATAGAGGCCAGAAGTTGGCTGACATGAAGGAAATCGAACTCAAGGCCGCGCAAAACGTATTCAATTTTGAATTTGTGATGCTCAGTTATTTAGCCCCCGAACGCAACGAATATATGTGTATGATGGAGGGCTTCGATAAGGATTGGGTGCCGTTGAATAATTTGCGTTTCAAATCTTATACGAACTTGGATGCGGGTACTTACACGTTTCGGGTGAAGGCCGCAGACCGCGACGGCAACTGGAATGACGTAGGTACGTCTATCACATTGGTGATTCATCCTGCTTGGTATAATACTTGGTGGGCGAGACTTATGGCGGTGTTGCTGGTTATCGGTATAAGTTTGTCGTATTACCGCAACCGAATCAAAACCATTGAGCGGCAAAAAGCGATTTTGGAACAACAGGTAGCCGAACGAACTGCCGAGTTGGTGGAGCAGAAAAAAGAAGTAGAGTTGCAAAAAGACAAGTCTGATAAATTATTGCTCAATATTTTGCCAGAAGCGACGGCCAATGAACTAAAGGAAAAAGGTTCGGCCACGCCGCAGCATTACGGCATTGCTTCGGTGTTGTTCACGGACTTTAAAGGCTTTACGAATTTGGCCGAGAAAATGACCCCAGAACAATTGATTGGCGAGCTGGATAATTGCTTTGTAGCTTTTGATGATATTATTGTTCGCAATAATTTGGAGAAAATCAAAACCATTGGTGATGCGTATATGTGCGCGGGAGGTATTCCGCTACCCAACCCAACCAACCCTTTGAATGCTGTAATGGCAGGGCTTGAAATTCAGCAATTTATGCAAAAAACGCGCGAGCAAAAAGCCAAACAAGGCCAAAGCTACTGGGAGTTGCGTTTGGGTATCCATACAGGACCGATTGTGGCGGGTGTAGTTGGTAAAAAGAAGTTTGCTTACGATATATGGGGCGATACGGTGAATACGGCCAGCCGTATGGAGTCGAGTGGGGAAGTAGGTAAAGTCAATATTTCGGGCGATACGTACGTACAAGTAAACGAATATTTTGAATGTGTGTATCGTGGTAAAATTCCTGCCAAAAATAAAGGCGACATTGATATGTACTTCGTTACGCGCATCAAAGCGGCTTATGCGGCAGATGCCAACGGTTTTGAACCAAACGAAGCCTTCAAAAAGATATTAAACAGAAAGTAA
- a CDS encoding SufE family protein — MTINEIQNQIIEEFEVLGGDREMMVDYIMELGHKLAPLPEQYQTDDNLIKGCMSKVWLHSQFQDGNVVFLADSNTGVTKGLISLLVRVLSGQKPAQIANADLYFIEKIGMSNVIGTQRSNGLASMMKQMKLYAIAYAAQQQQAG; from the coding sequence ATGACTATCAACGAAATACAAAATCAAATCATAGAAGAATTTGAGGTGTTGGGCGGCGACCGCGAAATGATGGTGGATTACATCATGGAGCTTGGCCACAAACTCGCACCATTGCCCGAACAATACCAAACCGACGACAATCTCATCAAAGGCTGTATGTCCAAAGTGTGGCTGCACAGCCAATTCCAAGACGGCAACGTCGTGTTTTTGGCCGACAGCAACACGGGCGTAACCAAAGGACTTATCAGCCTGTTAGTGAGAGTTTTGTCTGGTCAAAAACCTGCACAAATCGCTAACGCAGACCTTTATTTTATCGAAAAAATAGGCATGAGCAACGTAATCGGCACGCAACGTTCCAACGGTTTGGCTTCCATGATGAAGCAAATGAAACTTTATGCCATCGCTTACGCTGCCCAGCAACAACAAGCAGGCTAA